From the Diachasmimorpha longicaudata isolate KC_UGA_2023 chromosome 15, iyDiaLong2, whole genome shotgun sequence genome, the window ctagtggtgaaggaggtgtcaaatgaagttcttttcttgtatttctcgctgagtccatcgattttgtaggtgactgcagaattccatcggaggaatcattgctctcagattcatcagtttcgacgtctttaagcaaagtaatattcttccttgaccgctgtttaaatgataaacatgcacctggaaattattgaaaatgatgatttatccctgaccggatcatttaattaacacgaacttagaattacgtgctacagtcccatattacctcaaaattgatttattacctgttggtacagatcgcgatttactcgacatttgcaaaaagccagaattattttgagcctttgaggctcgaatctcctcaggattagctataagacaatcatgattttcgtcttcagagtcagatccactctggtaaatgctttgaaatcttgtctttggttttgcttgtatacctacgaaattttacaagtttgtagtgaagtagtaacacaacgtaagttgtctccagcctttgttttttatagctatttcaaagtggggaaagaatgcatgcatttgaaaaaatattttttttgtagaacctatcgctcctacaaaaaaggtttctatcaaaattttaccattttccgtagatgttcactttgatttacctcttcacaacagaattataatgctttcctacataagagatggtggggaaaaatggaacgtttctcgtcccctcaacattccaatgcttttatgtataaacaatcatatcaagtgtaaatcataaattttccactttatcttgttcgcacgtagtgatttctgttagcgactcaattttttgatgagtaaagaattgcaataaaaaaaaataacctaatatttttcgaccacaacataataaaaattttcttataaaatcattcaatgcgattctctcttaaaacgatgtttcgagacaaatacacatgtaatgactgcacagatacataattaatatttattttgtaaaagatttcaaaaattcggtcaatctaattcccaatttagggaacgatgggtcttttgatgttaaatacgagagttgaataaattggggatgaataattggggttaagagtggttataattgttgataattgacttttacttcatattaacaggacttaccagactttggagtttgatttctaggtggaatcgggattttagtactaaagatgttgtttagttgagactttgatgcagttaagggttttgctgaaatttttgctttcgaggaagtttcggacctccccccctttcgatcattttcaccatcggttgtctcacagttgagagttacttgggccttttttaatcttctgcgaccctgatccaaatcagctgaacacaatcaacatatgatcctttaatattgaaatgaacccatcgagcaattcatcaagttataagtggagtcatttcaatttttgtacctgctccggtgatgaagcaaaatggataactttgccaagagtccttgggcgagtgcaatttttccaagtagtcgtcaagtagatgatattcagttgtcggtgggaatttacaggtgtcttcttctgcactattaaaccattttttcggcaccaaatcaatgcatggtagccctttttcgtttttctcgagaaattcgatgactgcgaatggttcgctgagattttttggatcgcgagatggatgtgaggtttccgacattttaggttatgaaaaaaaatcacgattcgtacaattgaacctggtgttttcgagtagtttcatataaactgataactttgcagaatgatgcatatagcttattatttaacagaaaaaattgcgtttctatttccatgtgttttgaacggttttttgtcatcaccc encodes:
- the LOC135169445 gene encoding uncharacterized protein LOC135169445 isoform X2, which gives rise to MSETSHPSRDPKNLSEPFAVIEFLEKNEKGLPCIDLVPKKWFNSAEEDTCKFPPTTEYHLLDDYLEKLHSPKDSWQSYPFCFITGAADLDQGRRRLKKAQVTLNCETTDGENDRKGGRSETSSKAKISAKPLTASKSQLNNIFSTKIPIPPRNQTPKSGIQAKPKTRFQSIYQSGSDSEDENHDCLIANPEEIRASKAQNNSGFLQMSSKSRSVPTGACLSFKQRSRKNITLLKDVETDESESNDSSDGILQSPTKSMDSARNTRKELHLTPPSPLVHNASGNRKRRASSTTRAEDGLNSIVSPGTPKTSRSMMVPPAKMPKMLGPQNQLSSSHYADNERRILNSLRDYFDQQLDEKLENLRRRMAYDLKQSMNELKTTIIGTNLAPASGPSLLEIQKQMSTPLPFEMDDKFQEYEAILTTDPNLVETL
- the LOC135169445 gene encoding uncharacterized protein LOC135169445 isoform X3; its protein translation is MSETSHPSRDPKNLSEPFAVIEFLEKNEKGLPCIDLVPKKWFNSAEEDTCKFPPTTEYHLLDDYLEKLHSPKDSWQSYPFCFITGAADLDQGRRRLKKAQVTLNCETTDGENDRKGGRSETSSKAKISAKPLTASKSQLNNIFSTKIPIPPRNQTPKSGACLSFKQRSRKNITLLKDVETDESESNDSSDGILQSPTKSMDSARNTRKELHLTPPSPLVHNASGNRKRRASSTTRAEDGLNSIVSPGTPKTSRSMMVPPAKMPKMLGPQNQLSSSHYADNERRILNSLRDYFDQQLDEKLENLRRRMAYDLKQSMNELKTTIIGTNLAPASGPSLLEIQKQMSTPLPFEMDDKFQEYEAILTTDPNLVETLVIYLKLIVFLLFYVKSINWAVTHALGSFSGDEKIFHHRDSSLRHWNALVIEPTRWR
- the LOC135169445 gene encoding uncharacterized protein LOC135169445 isoform X1 codes for the protein MSETSHPSRDPKNLSEPFAVIEFLEKNEKGLPCIDLVPKKWFNSAEEDTCKFPPTTEYHLLDDYLEKLHSPKDSWQSYPFCFITGAADLDQGRRRLKKAQVTLNCETTDGENDRKGGRSETSSKAKISAKPLTASKSQLNNIFSTKIPIPPRNQTPKSGIQAKPKTRFQSIYQSGSDSEDENHDCLIANPEEIRASKAQNNSGFLQMSSKSRSVPTGACLSFKQRSRKNITLLKDVETDESESNDSSDGILQSPTKSMDSARNTRKELHLTPPSPLVHNASGNRKRRASSTTRAEDGLNSIVSPGTPKTSRSMMVPPAKMPKMLGPQNQLSSSHYADNERRILNSLRDYFDQQLDEKLENLRRRMAYDLKQSMNELKTTIIGTNLAPASGPSLLEIQKQMSTPLPFEMDDKFQEYEAILTTDPNLVETLVIYLKLIVFLLFYVKSINWAVTHALGSFSGDEKIFHHRDSSLRHWNALVIEPTRWR